In Ipomoea triloba cultivar NCNSP0323 chromosome 15, ASM357664v1, one genomic interval encodes:
- the LOC116007480 gene encoding TMV resistance protein N-like isoform X6, which yields MVKLEDMASASSATPSQSTPKFTYDVFLSFRGEDTRKNFVDHLYHWLEQKGLHTFKDDERLEKGQSIAPTLLQAIQQSRFAVVVFSKNYASSTWCLDELAKIMECKHNLNQVVVPIFYDIEPSHVRKQTASFKGAFAKHEENFKDDEGKVKVERWRKALTDAGSIAGHDLHGHEYNGFETECIKAVIADISKQLPPPQSVQKGLVGLESRLEEIRMKLKVCDVNVKLILGLWGMGGIGKTTIARAAFERFSSAFEGSCFLADVRKHGMEALQKKLLSKVLKENSIYIDDVDEGFQMIKKRLEWKRVLIVLDDVDHENQLNKLVGDGEWICNGSRVIITTRDKHLFTQFSVVVEPHEVEKLDKEKALELFSWHAFKKESPEKGFEDLCTSFVAHASGLPLALKVWGSFLRGQTKQKMWENTLENIKDIPEGEVIEMLKISYDRLGEECKNVFLDIVCFFRHEHRYIVEEVLNCCKLHPVTNISVLIDRCLLFESSRGYIRMHDLIYEMGLNIAREKGRRRCRLEDLEEDLEDEHKVVVEGLLLSFDCDEDISPCIDSFKQMTKLKMLIVRYQEEHYFCSSESHLKSIEALKETGITNYLPRSLTVLKFPYYPWSKLFFPMEMKKLTYLDLSASKYLLETPNFTKMPNLMNLNLSDCKKLETIHPSIKNLKKLVKLNLSLCSNLAKFPSFNQEMKSITYLDLENCCSLLETPNFSMMPNLKELRLSKCEKLKQIHPSFENLTELEELYFDGCRNLEKLPNINKEMKSITRLWFTYCDSLLETPNFAMMSNLKDLRLSNCEKLKEIHPSLENLTELEILCIKKCSTLEKLPNINKGMKSIKYLDLENCSSFLETPNFAMMLNLKELRLSKCEKLKEIHPSFGNLMELEKLYFDGCRILEKLPTINKEMESITYLDLKNCCSLLETPNFAMMPNLKALRFSKCEKLKEIHPSFRNLTKLDVLYFDGCSTLEKLPNLNEEMKSITYLDLENCCSLLETPNFAMMPNLKELRLTNCEKLKEIHPSFGNLTELEKFYFDGCSALEKLPNINKEMKSITYLDLENCCSLLETPNFAMMLNLKELRLSNCEKLKEIHPSFGNLMELEKLYFDGCRILEKLPTINKEMKSITYLDLENCFSLLETPNFAMMPNLKEFRLSKCEKLKEIHPFGNLRELEKLYFDGCSTLEKLPDINKEMKSITYLDLDNCCSLLETPNFAMMPNLKYLDLSKCKKLKEIHSSFGNLTELEQLHFDGCSTLEKLPNINKEMKSITYLDLDNCCSLLETPNFAMMPNLKCLDLSKCKKLKEIHPSFGNLTELEELYIDGCSNLEKLPTINKEMKSIMYLDLGNCCSLLETPNFAMMPNLNELRLSKCEKLKEIHPSIENLTELEELYLDGCSTLEKLPNINKGNLGSDGDIDIRGIKTFVPLLALVIISASIIRSANLVIISLVPLHKPIVWSIFLINITDDPIFKVNV from the exons ATGGTGAAGTTGGAGGATATGGCTTCTGCCTCTTCTGCTACCCCTTCACAATCAACTCCCAAATTCACTTACGATGTTTTCTTGAGTTTTCGAGGGGAAGATACTCGCAAGAATTTTGTTGATCACCTTTACCATTGGCTGGAACAGAAAGGGCTCCACACCTTCAAAGATGACGAGCGGCTGGAGAAAGGACAGTCTATTGCTCCCACTCTCCTACAAGCTATTCAACAATCAAGATTTGCAGTTGTCGTCTTTTCCAAAAATTATGCATCTTCAACCTGGTGTCTAGACGAACTTGCAAAAATCATGGAATGCAAACATAATCTAAACCAGGTTGTGGTGCCAATTTTCTACGACATAGAGCCTTCACATGTGCGCAAACAGACTGCAAGTTTTAAAGGAGCATTTGCCAAACATGAAGAGAATTTCAAAGATGATGAGGGCAAGGTGAAGGTTGAAAGGTGGAGGAAAGCTTTGACAGATGCAGGCAGTATTGCAGGGCACGATTTGCACGGTCATGAGTATAACgg ATTTGAAACAGAGTGTATCAAAGCAGTCATTGCTGACATATCAAAACAACTGCCTCCACCTCAAAGTGTCCAAAAAGGTTTAGTGGGATTAGAGTCACGGCTTGaagaaataagaatgaagttgaAAGTGTGTGATGTAAATGTTAAGTTAATATTAGGCCTTTGGGGTATGGGCGGTATTGGGAAAACAACCATTGCAAGAGCGGCTTTTGAACGATTTTCTAGTGCATTTGAGGGCTCATGTTTTCTTGCTGATGTTAGAAAACATGGGATGGAAGCCTTGCAAAAGAAACTCCTATCAAAAGTTCTCAAGGAAAATTCAATTTATATAGATGATGTGGATGAAGGTTTTCAGATGATAAAGAAAAGGCTTGAATGGAAGAGAGTTTTAATTGTTCTTGATGATGTGGACCATGagaatcaattaaataaattggttGGAGACGGTGAATGGATTTGCAATGGTAGTAGAGTCATCATAACTACTAGAGACAAGCATTTATTCACTCAATTTAGCGTTGTTGTTGAACCTCATGAAGTAGAGAAATTGGATAAAGAAAAAGCTTTAGAACTATTTAGTTGGCATGCTTTTAAGAAAGAATCTCCAGAAAAAGGCTTTGAAGATCTGTGTACATCTTTTGTAGCTCATGCTAGTGGTCTTCCATTAGCCCTTAAAGTCTGGGGTTCTTTTCTACGTggacaaacaaagcaaaaaatGTGGGAAAACACACTAGAGAATATTAAAGACATCCCAGAAGGggaagttattgaaatgcttaAGATAAGCTATGATAGATTGGGTGAGGAGTGcaaaaatgtatttttggaTATAGTATGCTTTTTTCGGCACGAACACCGGTATATTGTAGAAGAAGTACTTAATTGTTGTAAATTACATCCTGTTACAAACATATCAGTGCTTATTGATAGATGTCTTCTATTTGAATCATCACGGGGATATATTCGTATGCATGATTTGATATATGAAATGGGGTTGAATATTGCAAGAGAAAAAGGGAGAAGGAGATGCCGGCTTGAAGACCTTGAGGAAGACCTTGAGGAT GAGCATAAGGTGGTGGTAGAAGGTCTTTTGCTTTCATTCGACTGTGATGAGGATATTAGCCCTTGTATTGACTCTTTCAAACAAATGACAAAATTGAAGATGCTCATTGTTAGATATCAAGAAGAACACTATTTTTGTAGCTCAGAGTCTCATTTGAAAAGTATAGAAGCTTTGAAAGAGACAGGCATTACGAATTATCTCCCAAGGAGTTTGACGGTGCTAAAATTCCCATATTATCCGTGGTCAAAGCTTTTTTTCCCAATG GAAATGAAGAAACTTACCTATTTGGATCTGAGCGCATCCAAATATTTGTTAGAAACCCCAAATTTTACAAAGATGCCGAACTTGATGAATTTAAACCTTTCAGACTGTAAGAAATTAGAAACTATCCACCCATCAATTAAAAATCTTAAGAAACTTGTAAAATTGAATTTAAGTCTATGCAGCAACCTTGCAAAGTTTCCCAGCTTCAATCAA GAAATGAAGAGCATTACGTATTTGGATCTTGAAAATTGTTGTTCTTTGTTAGAAACACCAAATTTTTCTATGATGCCGAACTTGAAGGAATTACGACTTTCAAAGTGTGAAAAACTGAAACAGATCCATCCATCTTTTGAAAATCTTACGGAACTTGAGGAGTTGTATTTTGATGGTTGTAGAAACCTTGAAAAGCTTCCCAACATTAACAAG GAAATGAAGAGCATTACCCGTTTGTGGTTTACATATTGTGACTCTTTGTTAGAAACACCAAATTTTGCTATGATGTCGAACTTGAAGGACTTACGACTTTCAAATTGtgagaaattgaaagagatcCACCCATCTTTGGAAAATCTTACCGAACTTGAAATATTGTGTATTAAAAAATGTAGTACCCTTGAAAAGCTTCCCAACATTAACAAG GGAATGAAGAGCATTAAATATTTGGATCTTGAAAATTGTTCTTCATTTTTAGAAACACCAAATTTTGCTATGATGCTGAACTTGAAGGAATTACGACTTTCAAAGTGtgagaaattgaaagagatcCACCCATCTTTTGGAAATCTTATGGAACTTGAGAAGTTGTATTTTGATGGATGTCGTATCCTTGAAAAGCTTCCCACCATTAACAAG GAAATGGAGAGCATTACCTATTTGGATCTTAAAAATTGTTGTTCTTTGTTAGAAACCCCTAATTTTGCTATGATGCCGAATTTAAAGGCATTACGATTTTCAAAATGtgagaaattgaaagagatcCACCCATCCTTCAGAAACCTTACGAAACTTGATGTGTTGTATTTTGATGGATGTAGTACCCTTGAAAAGCTTCCCAACCTTAACGAG GAAATGAAGAGCATTACGTATTTGGATCTTGAAAATTGTTGTTCTTTGTTAGAGACACCAAATTTTGCTATGATGCCGAACTTGAAGGAATTACGACTTACAAATTGtgagaaattgaaagagatcCACCCATCTTTTGGAAATCTCACGGAACTtgagaaattttattttgatggaTGTAGTGCCCTTGAAAAGCTTCCCAACATTAACAAG GAAATGAAGAGCATTACGTATTTGGATCTTGAAAATTGTTGTTCTTTGTTAGAAACACCAAATTTTGCTATGATGCTGAACTTGAAGGAATTACGACTTTCAAATTGTGAGAAATTAAAAGAGATCCACCCATCTTTTGGAAATCTAATGGAACTTGAGAAGTTGTATTTTGATGGATGTCGTATCCTTGAAAAGCTTCCCACCATTAACAAG GAAATGAAGAGCATTACATATTTGGATCTTGaaaattgtttttctttgttaGAAACACCAAATTTTGCTATGATGCCGAACTTGAAGGAATTCCGACTTTCAAAGTGtgagaaattgaaagagatcCACCCATTTGGAAATCTTAGGGAACTTGAGAAGTTGTATTTTGATGGATGTAGTACCCTTGAAAAGCTTCCAGACATTAACAAG GAAATGAAGAGCATTACGTATTTGGATCTTGATAATTGTTGTTCTTTGTTAGAAACTCCAAATTTTGCTATGATGCCGAATTTGAAGTATTTAGACCTTTCAAAGTgtaagaaattaaaagagattCACTCATCTTTTGGAAATCTTACGGAACTTGAGCAGTTGCATTTTGATGGATGTAGTACCCTTGAAAAGCTTCCCAACATTAATAAG GAAATGAAGAGCATTACGTATTTGGATCTTGATAATTGTTGTTCTTTGTTAGAAACTCCAA ATTTTGCTATGATGCCGAATTTGAAGTGTTTAGACCTTTCAAAGTgtaagaaattaaaagagattCACCCATCTTTTGGAAATCTCACGGAACTTGAGGAGTTGTATATTGATGGATGTAGTAACCTTGAAAAGCTTCCCACCATTAACAAG GAAATGAAGAGCATTATGTATTTGGATCTTGGAAATTGTTGTTCTTTGTTAGAAACCCCAAATTTTGCTATGATGCCGAACTTGAATGAATTGCGACTTTCAAAGTGtgagaaattgaaagagatTCACCCATCTATTGAAAATCTTACGGAACTTGAGGAGTTGTATTTGGATGGATGTAGTACCCTTGAAAAGCTTCCCAACATTAATAAG GGCAACCTTGGGTCTGATGGTGACATTGACATTCGTGGAATCAAAACTTTTGTTCCTTTGTTAGCACTAGTCATTATCTCGGCCTCAATAATACGGTCTGCTAACTTGGTGATTATCAGTCTTGTACCATTACACAAACCAATAGTATGGTCAATATTTCTCATCAACATAACTGACGATCCAATTTTCAAAGTCAATGTATGA
- the LOC116007480 gene encoding disease resistance protein RPP4-like isoform X7, whose translation MVKLEDMASASSATPSQSTPKFTYDVFLSFRGEDTRKNFVDHLYHWLEQKGLHTFKDDERLEKGQSIAPTLLQAIQQSRFAVVVFSKNYASSTWCLDELAKIMECKHNLNQVVVPIFYDIEPSHVRKQTASFKGAFAKHEENFKDDEGKVKVERWRKALTDAGSIAGHDLHGHEYNGFETECIKAVIADISKQLPPPQSVQKGLVGLESRLEEIRMKLKVCDVNVKLILGLWGMGGIGKTTIARAAFERFSSAFEGSCFLADVRKHGMEALQKKLLSKVLKENSIYIDDVDEGFQMIKKRLEWKRVLIVLDDVDHENQLNKLVGDGEWICNGSRVIITTRDKHLFTQFSVVVEPHEVEKLDKEKALELFSWHAFKKESPEKGFEDLCTSFVAHASGLPLALKVWGSFLRGQTKQKMWENTLENIKDIPEGEVIEMLKISYDRLGEECKNVFLDIVCFFRHEHRYIVEEVLNCCKLHPVTNISVLIDRCLLFESSRGYIRMHDLIYEMGLNIAREKGRRRCRLEDLEEDLEDEHKVVVEGLLLSFDCDEDISPCIDSFKQMTKLKMLIVRYQEEHYFCSSESHLKSIEALKETGITNYLPRSLTVLKFPYYPWSKLFFPMEMKKLTYLDLSASKYLLETPNFTKMPNLMNLNLSDCKKLETIHPSIKNLKKLVKLNLSLCSNLAKFPSFNQEMKSITYLDLENCCSLLETPNFSMMPNLKELRLSKCEKLKQIHPSFENLTELEELYFDGCRNLEKLPNINKGMKSIKYLDLENCSSFLETPNFAMMLNLKELRLSKCEKLKEIHPSFGNLMELEKLYFDGCRILEKLPTINKEMESITYLDLKNCCSLLETPNFAMMPNLKALRFSKCEKLKEIHPSFRNLTKLDVLYFDGCSTLEKLPNLNEEMKSITYLDLENCCSLLETPNFAMMPNLKELRLTNCEKLKEIHPSFGNLTELEKFYFDGCSALEKLPNINKEMKSITYLDLENCCSLLKTPNFAMMPKLKKLRLSKCEKLKEIHPSFGNLTELEQLYFDGCSAIEKLPTISKEMKSITYLDLENCCSLLETPNFAMMLNLKELRLSNCEKLKEIHPSFGNLMELEKLYFDGCRILEKLPTINKEMKSITYLDLENCFSLLETPNFAMMPNLKEFRLSKCEKLKEIHPFGNLRELEKLYFDGCSTLEKLPDINKEMKSITYLDLDNCCSLLETPNFAMMPNLKYLDLSKCKKLKEIHSSFGNLTELEQLHFDGCSTLEKLPNINKEMKSITYLDLDNCCSLLETPNFAMMPNLKCLDLSKCKKLKEIHPSFGNLTELEELYIDGCSNLEKLPTINKEMKSIMYLDLGNCCSLLETPNFAMMPNLNELRLSKCEKLKEIHPSIENLTELEELYLDGCSTLEKLPNINKGNLGSDGDIDIRGIKTFVPLLALVIISASIIRSANLVIISLVPLHKPIVWSIFLINITDDPIFKVNV comes from the exons ATGGTGAAGTTGGAGGATATGGCTTCTGCCTCTTCTGCTACCCCTTCACAATCAACTCCCAAATTCACTTACGATGTTTTCTTGAGTTTTCGAGGGGAAGATACTCGCAAGAATTTTGTTGATCACCTTTACCATTGGCTGGAACAGAAAGGGCTCCACACCTTCAAAGATGACGAGCGGCTGGAGAAAGGACAGTCTATTGCTCCCACTCTCCTACAAGCTATTCAACAATCAAGATTTGCAGTTGTCGTCTTTTCCAAAAATTATGCATCTTCAACCTGGTGTCTAGACGAACTTGCAAAAATCATGGAATGCAAACATAATCTAAACCAGGTTGTGGTGCCAATTTTCTACGACATAGAGCCTTCACATGTGCGCAAACAGACTGCAAGTTTTAAAGGAGCATTTGCCAAACATGAAGAGAATTTCAAAGATGATGAGGGCAAGGTGAAGGTTGAAAGGTGGAGGAAAGCTTTGACAGATGCAGGCAGTATTGCAGGGCACGATTTGCACGGTCATGAGTATAACgg ATTTGAAACAGAGTGTATCAAAGCAGTCATTGCTGACATATCAAAACAACTGCCTCCACCTCAAAGTGTCCAAAAAGGTTTAGTGGGATTAGAGTCACGGCTTGaagaaataagaatgaagttgaAAGTGTGTGATGTAAATGTTAAGTTAATATTAGGCCTTTGGGGTATGGGCGGTATTGGGAAAACAACCATTGCAAGAGCGGCTTTTGAACGATTTTCTAGTGCATTTGAGGGCTCATGTTTTCTTGCTGATGTTAGAAAACATGGGATGGAAGCCTTGCAAAAGAAACTCCTATCAAAAGTTCTCAAGGAAAATTCAATTTATATAGATGATGTGGATGAAGGTTTTCAGATGATAAAGAAAAGGCTTGAATGGAAGAGAGTTTTAATTGTTCTTGATGATGTGGACCATGagaatcaattaaataaattggttGGAGACGGTGAATGGATTTGCAATGGTAGTAGAGTCATCATAACTACTAGAGACAAGCATTTATTCACTCAATTTAGCGTTGTTGTTGAACCTCATGAAGTAGAGAAATTGGATAAAGAAAAAGCTTTAGAACTATTTAGTTGGCATGCTTTTAAGAAAGAATCTCCAGAAAAAGGCTTTGAAGATCTGTGTACATCTTTTGTAGCTCATGCTAGTGGTCTTCCATTAGCCCTTAAAGTCTGGGGTTCTTTTCTACGTggacaaacaaagcaaaaaatGTGGGAAAACACACTAGAGAATATTAAAGACATCCCAGAAGGggaagttattgaaatgcttaAGATAAGCTATGATAGATTGGGTGAGGAGTGcaaaaatgtatttttggaTATAGTATGCTTTTTTCGGCACGAACACCGGTATATTGTAGAAGAAGTACTTAATTGTTGTAAATTACATCCTGTTACAAACATATCAGTGCTTATTGATAGATGTCTTCTATTTGAATCATCACGGGGATATATTCGTATGCATGATTTGATATATGAAATGGGGTTGAATATTGCAAGAGAAAAAGGGAGAAGGAGATGCCGGCTTGAAGACCTTGAGGAAGACCTTGAGGAT GAGCATAAGGTGGTGGTAGAAGGTCTTTTGCTTTCATTCGACTGTGATGAGGATATTAGCCCTTGTATTGACTCTTTCAAACAAATGACAAAATTGAAGATGCTCATTGTTAGATATCAAGAAGAACACTATTTTTGTAGCTCAGAGTCTCATTTGAAAAGTATAGAAGCTTTGAAAGAGACAGGCATTACGAATTATCTCCCAAGGAGTTTGACGGTGCTAAAATTCCCATATTATCCGTGGTCAAAGCTTTTTTTCCCAATG GAAATGAAGAAACTTACCTATTTGGATCTGAGCGCATCCAAATATTTGTTAGAAACCCCAAATTTTACAAAGATGCCGAACTTGATGAATTTAAACCTTTCAGACTGTAAGAAATTAGAAACTATCCACCCATCAATTAAAAATCTTAAGAAACTTGTAAAATTGAATTTAAGTCTATGCAGCAACCTTGCAAAGTTTCCCAGCTTCAATCAA GAAATGAAGAGCATTACGTATTTGGATCTTGAAAATTGTTGTTCTTTGTTAGAAACACCAAATTTTTCTATGATGCCGAACTTGAAGGAATTACGACTTTCAAAGTGTGAAAAACTGAAACAGATCCATCCATCTTTTGAAAATCTTACGGAACTTGAGGAGTTGTATTTTGATGGTTGTAGAAACCTTGAAAAGCTTCCCAACATTAACAAG GGAATGAAGAGCATTAAATATTTGGATCTTGAAAATTGTTCTTCATTTTTAGAAACACCAAATTTTGCTATGATGCTGAACTTGAAGGAATTACGACTTTCAAAGTGtgagaaattgaaagagatcCACCCATCTTTTGGAAATCTTATGGAACTTGAGAAGTTGTATTTTGATGGATGTCGTATCCTTGAAAAGCTTCCCACCATTAACAAG GAAATGGAGAGCATTACCTATTTGGATCTTAAAAATTGTTGTTCTTTGTTAGAAACCCCTAATTTTGCTATGATGCCGAATTTAAAGGCATTACGATTTTCAAAATGtgagaaattgaaagagatcCACCCATCCTTCAGAAACCTTACGAAACTTGATGTGTTGTATTTTGATGGATGTAGTACCCTTGAAAAGCTTCCCAACCTTAACGAG GAAATGAAGAGCATTACGTATTTGGATCTTGAAAATTGTTGTTCTTTGTTAGAGACACCAAATTTTGCTATGATGCCGAACTTGAAGGAATTACGACTTACAAATTGtgagaaattgaaagagatcCACCCATCTTTTGGAAATCTCACGGAACTtgagaaattttattttgatggaTGTAGTGCCCTTGAAAAGCTTCCCAACATTAACAAG GAAATGAAGAGCATTACGTATTTGGATCTTGAAAATTGTTGTTCATTGTTAAAAACACCAAATTTTGCTATGATGCCAAAGTTGAAGAAATTACGACTTTCAAAGTGtgagaaattgaaagagatACACCCATCTTTTGGAAATCTCACGGAACTTGAGCAGTTGTATTTTGATGGATGTAGTGCCATTGAAAAGCTTCCAACCATTAGCAAG GAAATGAAGAGCATTACGTATTTGGATCTTGAAAATTGTTGTTCTTTGTTAGAAACACCAAATTTTGCTATGATGCTGAACTTGAAGGAATTACGACTTTCAAATTGTGAGAAATTAAAAGAGATCCACCCATCTTTTGGAAATCTAATGGAACTTGAGAAGTTGTATTTTGATGGATGTCGTATCCTTGAAAAGCTTCCCACCATTAACAAG GAAATGAAGAGCATTACATATTTGGATCTTGaaaattgtttttctttgttaGAAACACCAAATTTTGCTATGATGCCGAACTTGAAGGAATTCCGACTTTCAAAGTGtgagaaattgaaagagatcCACCCATTTGGAAATCTTAGGGAACTTGAGAAGTTGTATTTTGATGGATGTAGTACCCTTGAAAAGCTTCCAGACATTAACAAG GAAATGAAGAGCATTACGTATTTGGATCTTGATAATTGTTGTTCTTTGTTAGAAACTCCAAATTTTGCTATGATGCCGAATTTGAAGTATTTAGACCTTTCAAAGTgtaagaaattaaaagagattCACTCATCTTTTGGAAATCTTACGGAACTTGAGCAGTTGCATTTTGATGGATGTAGTACCCTTGAAAAGCTTCCCAACATTAATAAG GAAATGAAGAGCATTACGTATTTGGATCTTGATAATTGTTGTTCTTTGTTAGAAACTCCAA ATTTTGCTATGATGCCGAATTTGAAGTGTTTAGACCTTTCAAAGTgtaagaaattaaaagagattCACCCATCTTTTGGAAATCTCACGGAACTTGAGGAGTTGTATATTGATGGATGTAGTAACCTTGAAAAGCTTCCCACCATTAACAAG GAAATGAAGAGCATTATGTATTTGGATCTTGGAAATTGTTGTTCTTTGTTAGAAACCCCAAATTTTGCTATGATGCCGAACTTGAATGAATTGCGACTTTCAAAGTGtgagaaattgaaagagatTCACCCATCTATTGAAAATCTTACGGAACTTGAGGAGTTGTATTTGGATGGATGTAGTACCCTTGAAAAGCTTCCCAACATTAATAAG GGCAACCTTGGGTCTGATGGTGACATTGACATTCGTGGAATCAAAACTTTTGTTCCTTTGTTAGCACTAGTCATTATCTCGGCCTCAATAATACGGTCTGCTAACTTGGTGATTATCAGTCTTGTACCATTACACAAACCAATAGTATGGTCAATATTTCTCATCAACATAACTGACGATCCAATTTTCAAAGTCAATGTATGA